The following nucleotide sequence is from Pseudobdellovibrionaceae bacterium.
AGTATCATTTTCCACTTTCCAGCTACAATCAATCTCTAACAGGCTGAGCAAATTTTATTGTTTAAACACAAACGAAAAAAGCCTCGTACTTGACGAGACTTTTGAAATGGATTGAGTATTTAAAAGTATTGCTTCTTTAGTTGGCTAAAGCATCTGAAGACATATAATTTTTGTCCAAAATTCTTGGAGTAATAAAGATCATAAGCTCTGTATCTATTTTTGTTAGACCTTTAGTTTTAAATAGCCATCCAAAAATGGGAATATGTCTAAGAATAGGAACACCAATTTCAGTATCTGTGGTGTCGTTTTGGAAGATACCACCAATCACAGCTGTTTTATTGTTATCCACAAGAACTTTAGTTTTAGCCTGACGAGTGTTCTTAGGACTCAAACCCGATTGATCAGCCGCACCAGGGAATTCTCTTTTTACGTCAACATCTAAAAGCACACTGGCATCCGTAGTGATCTGTGGTGTCACCTTCATAGTTAATTCTAAGGGAATCGCAACTGGTTCGGCTTGTCCCAAACCACTACCAGCACCAGCAAAGGTTACTCGTTGTCTTAAAATTTCAGTGGCTTGTAAAATTTCAGCCTGTTGATTGTTTAATGTCACAACTCGTGGAGAAGAGATGATCTTGATCTGCTTGTCTTCTTCTTTCAAGTTCAATAAGGCATTGATGTTTCCTAAGAAGTCAAAGCTTCCAATTCTTAGCCCCACAGAAAGAGGATCCGTACCTGTAGTCACCTGACCTAGGTTTCCTTGAATGTTGTTCACCCTAAAACTTGGGAAGATAGAGATCTGTTGTCCACCGAAGTTTCCTAGCTGAGTGTTCGCTCCCATCACACCCCATCTTAAACCAATATCACGCGCAAACTCTCTAGAAGCTTCTACAATCTTAGCTTCAATTAAAACTTGTGGAGGTGGAGTGTCGAGTTCTCGAAGCAAAGCTACCATTTTGTTAATATTAGAAAGAGTATCATTGATAATGATTGAAGAGGTACGAGCATCACTAAACAGATTCCCTCTGTCTTTGGTCGACAAAGGCTTCAATTGCTTTTCGACCTCAATGGGTGAAGCGTACTTCAGAGGTACCACTTTAATAATAACTGGCTCAAGTTTTACTTGAGACTCTTGAATCTTAATTGCAGCATCAGCTTCTTTTTCTAAATCTTCTAGTTTACTGATTCTAAGGACATTTCCTGTTCTGATATAACCTAGATTATGAGTCTTCATAATAGTCATTAAAGCCTGATCCCAAGGCACATCTCTAAGTTTTAAAGAAATTTTACCCTCAACACCCTGACCCACAACCACGTTAGCACCTGCTTGATCCGCAATAAAGTTGATCACAGCCGTGAGTTCTTCATCATTCACCTGTAAAGAAATCAGATCTCCTGTAAAATCTGTATTCTCAAGCAAAAACTCTTCCATGTTGTTCACATTCGGCACAGATTTTCTATTAGGAGCTAAACCTGATGATGTGGCCATTCCAGAAACCAAAGCTGTACCAGGTGAAACCACAAGTCCTTTTTCTTGCACTGACACATTGGGCTCAATGTCGTTTTTCAATTGAATGATGACTCTTGCTGTTCCATCGGTATTTTCGTAACTGCTGACAGCTCCAAAAGACTGTTCAAAATCCTTCATGAATAAAGGTCTTTTATAGATGTCAGGAATTTTTGTGTTTTCGATATCAATAATATACTGCTGAGCCTTGGCATCATACTGAGTATTAAATTCCAGATTACGTCGGGCTCGGATCACAACAGATCCCCCTCTTAAATCAGAATCGTACTCTAAAGCTGTAATACGGTTCGGTTCAAATTTATTTACTGGTGGCTCATCAATCATGCTGTCAGTGATAGGACTTGTGACTGCATCATTAAAACTGCCAGTCAAACTGTCTTCAAAACTCTGATCCATAGAATCCGAAATCTCAAATCCGCCTGTCATCCCTTCAAGTGGGTCTGGACCCGTATCATCGGGTAAAGACGCCACATCATCCATATCATCAAAACCCCAATCATCTTCAGGCAATGTGGGTGTAGGACTGCTAGATGAAGGCTCATCTTCCATAGCAACGTCCCCAAAGTCATCAAAACTTCCGCCGTTGTCTTCATCTTCGAAAGCCATTCCATCAAAGTCATCTAACCCATCTTCAGAGAACTCTCCATCAAGCTCACCTTCCATATCTAAGGTTTCACTTCCTGATGCCGAGGCCTCTGGAACTTCTGAAAACTCTTCATTGATCAGCCCAACATCCTCTGTCGCTCCGTCACTTCTATTGGTCAAAGAGCTTCCACAGCCCACCAGTGACAACACCATAAGTCCTAATATAATTCTGGAGATCATCCGTGACTCCTTTGTAGTTTTAATAAAATATTTAAACTTCTAAAATCCATTTATCTACCTACTCGTAAAACCTGTGTAGAGTAAAACTTCTGCCCACCCTTAACCGCACGTGATTCAATCACAATGATTTCGCCTTCACGAATGTCTTCAACGTATCCATTGTTTCGGCCAATGGGGTCTTTCTTTTTCACCATATAAATGTTGGCCTTAGGATCGCGAATAAGAGCTTTGGGCTCTTTCGTATTCCAAGCAATAGCTGTTAATGATAGTTGAGTTAAATCGTACTGCAATAACCCAGAAGGGCCACCACCTCGACGGTCTAGAGACTGTCGAGATTGTAGGATCGGCATAAAAGGATCTCTTCGATCACGATCTTCGTATATAAAAATCGGATAGAACTCTCGATTTAAAACTTCTTCGTTAAGCTCCATCATTCGACGCGCAAATTCATCTTCGAGTCGATCCTCTGTCATCTCTTCCATCGGAATAGGAGCATCTTCATCTTGCGCATTCCAATTTAACTCGTCATCAGGATTCACACCTTCTGGAGTTTGTCCATTAGGCGCAAAATCACCGTCTTGTCCATCTTGATTATTTACAAATGGGGCATTCATAGTTCCACGACTAGGTGCTGTTCCTGGAGTGGGCTGTGATGGCACAAAGGGTTCTTGTGGTGGAGTTGGCGGAGGCAGATCTACATCTTCATCCTGCCGAGCCGAGTTCGGATTTTGCGGCACTTGACCTTGGCCAGCTTGGTCCCCGTTTTGGTTTTGGGATGGCTGCTGACCAGAGGCGGCCTCACCTGGAGGCATATCCAAAGTGTCCTGTTCGGCAGGATTAGCTGAGACTCCTTGGTCTTGCGCATAAACACTGCTTAAAATCAGACTCATTCCAATTCCAATCGCAATAAGAGGTCC
It contains:
- the pilQ gene encoding type IV pilus secretin PilQ, whose amino-acid sequence is MISRIILGLMVLSLVGCGSSLTNRSDGATEDVGLINEEFSEVPEASASGSETLDMEGELDGEFSEDGLDDFDGMAFEDEDNGGSFDDFGDVAMEDEPSSSSPTPTLPEDDWGFDDMDDVASLPDDTGPDPLEGMTGGFEISDSMDQSFEDSLTGSFNDAVTSPITDSMIDEPPVNKFEPNRITALEYDSDLRGGSVVIRARRNLEFNTQYDAKAQQYIIDIENTKIPDIYKRPLFMKDFEQSFGAVSSYENTDGTARVIIQLKNDIEPNVSVQEKGLVVSPGTALVSGMATSSGLAPNRKSVPNVNNMEEFLLENTDFTGDLISLQVNDEELTAVINFIADQAGANVVVGQGVEGKISLKLRDVPWDQALMTIMKTHNLGYIRTGNVLRISKLEDLEKEADAAIKIQESQVKLEPVIIKVVPLKYASPIEVEKQLKPLSTKDRGNLFSDARTSSIIINDTLSNINKMVALLRELDTPPPQVLIEAKIVEASREFARDIGLRWGVMGANTQLGNFGGQQISIFPSFRVNNIQGNLGQVTTGTDPLSVGLRIGSFDFLGNINALLNLKEEDKQIKIISSPRVVTLNNQQAEILQATEILRQRVTFAGAGSGLGQAEPVAIPLELTMKVTPQITTDASVLLDVDVKREFPGAADQSGLSPKNTRQAKTKVLVDNNKTAVIGGIFQNDTTDTEIGVPILRHIPIFGWLFKTKGLTKIDTELMIFITPRILDKNYMSSDALAN
- a CDS encoding pilus assembly protein PilP — its product is MRNLKVMGPLIAIGIGMSLILSSVYAQDQGVSANPAEQDTLDMPPGEAASGQQPSQNQNGDQAGQGQVPQNPNSARQDEDVDLPPPTPPQEPFVPSQPTPGTAPSRGTMNAPFVNNQDGQDGDFAPNGQTPEGVNPDDELNWNAQDEDAPIPMEEMTEDRLEDEFARRMMELNEEVLNREFYPIFIYEDRDRRDPFMPILQSRQSLDRRGGGPSGLLQYDLTQLSLTAIAWNTKEPKALIRDPKANIYMVKKKDPIGRNNGYVEDIREGEIIVIESRAVKGGQKFYSTQVLRVGR